The DNA region atacccggatttggggcacatttgagataggatggatgataattcaggttgacttgataggagacaatccttaccgagttgacttgagcctttgtccgcttggtggaggcctctttgagggtgatagtgttaaacaagtcatttgtgaggcattgttgctttcgacgggcccgtgaagccaaggaccttagtttacctttaccccatcttggccttacttaggatgtgatgcggtgaccacttcggaccaaaagtctggtttggttgatacgcgatatcacactcaagcgagattcttttgagaataatattggaaagcgagcagttgcttaaacccggtattatccgaagaaggatccataaccttgggaatttttagaacccgtttggaaggtgaaccttagaacttatctgggggctttgtcctaaactccatgctggtgatgaactttgaaccttgtattgtttgaccatgtttgtgtttgttgcattcatgcatgacatgcattcattcccatcatttcaacctttttccaaggaacttaaagtgaggattgcaaatattgcaggaaacatggattttggacagagaagtgtgaaaaagtacaatctcatcaatccaaagatagatgaactaaagaaactggtttcttcgatcgcagatcctattggtttcagagacagatatggggcacttatatctttattgacacttaggatggaagaagggttattgcagacattagtacagttctatgatccagtctatcactgtttcacattcccagactatcaactcatgcctacattggaagagtatgcccagttgcttcacatcccagttgctgatacaatacctttctctggttcagaaaagttacccgagcacagttctcttgcaaaagtgttgtacatgaagaagtcagaattcaagaataacttcaccaccaaaggaggacttccaggtttcactgccaagttcttaatggggaaggtttcttatttttccagtcaaggttgtgatattattgtggagcatctgttcgccttgttgatctacggtttgttactatttcctaatattgaaggttttgtggattcatatgctatacgcatcttcctaagtggtaatcctgttccaactttgctcggagacacctatcattccatccattaccgtactttgaaaggaggaggaaccatagtctgttgtataccgttactctacaaatggtttgtctctcatcttcctaagtcagctactttttgggatcgcaagtcaggacttcagtggtcacagaggattatgtctcttacccagtcagatattgcatggtatagtagagttttagacgatgtgaagatcattgatagttgcggggagttccccaatgtgcccctcatgggcacaaagggaatcatttcttataatccagtacttgctaggagacaactcggttaccctatgaaggacaagcctcctaacattcttttagaaggtattttcttgagggataacgaggaggaccctaccatgaaagagagagtagtaagagcttggcatcgtgtttgTTGCAAAGGGCgacttgaattgggtaagaaagattgtacctcctatgagccgtacctccagtggatcagagccagagctatacagttgaaaattccatacccacatcatgatcctatcaaacccgctccgttgaagaccccctaccttccgctagatgacaaagaagaactccaagccaccttggagagggtcaagaaagagagagacgcttggaaggataaggcccaggtgctcgaaatggaaaatgaagaacttcagagacagttaaaggagcagagtggagaagatcgtgcaggtaaacgtccaagggtgcaagaggatttattttcctcaggcacaacagattactcccagattccacagtcctcaggtgcatggaaaggtcttgtagacagtttggtgaaggagaaagcttttatgcagaaggcctatgaagaaagaattgagagacttgaaggacaactcctacttgtttatgctcgtcctgatgacacatgtccttaaatggttttcttggttgtattttgggttgataactttgtatattttgataaaaatgcttaaaatgaaaatttttgttttgttatcaaaaatgtttgcaattctatcttttccttcacttagagttccttggaaaatcattcattttgcatatccatgcatcacgtgcatacaggttgtctgtcttggtccagtcttctaacagttgcttcccgccagcagatccatttcaagctgacgcataattacaacacaagagccaactacaaaagaagaatggagataacagataacgagaaccgagaattgaaagcTCAGGTTGCCGAAGCACAAGATGCACAGATCCAGGCGCAAGCACAGGCAACAGAGATGCGCAACCAAATGTTAACCGCCCGTCTATAAGCAGAGGAAGCCTAGGCTAGGGCTCAAGTTCATAGTTCAGGACAGACTTCGGcacagaatcaacctcaaattcaGAATCAGACAACAGCAGCACCCGTCACTACAGGCATCACTTCAGAAATCAACGCTGTCCCAGTCACTTCTGTTACCATCACAGCATCCCGTCCTTGGGAAATACCCAGGGATCTTAATCAAGATAGATATCAACAAGAGTTCGTTCCACCAAATGCTCCTGTCTTCACTAATGTGCCTCCCGTTGTTCACTATACTCCTCACCTAGGAGAACCTGTCTATCACGACCCTACCCCAAGTGAGGATCCTGGTCTCAATGATAGAATGGATGAATTCCAGGATCAGTTTGCGGaattacaaaaagagataaaagctcTTCGTGGGAAAGAACTGTTTGGCAGAGATGTAAATGATATGTGTTTGGTTCCAGACGTAAGGATGCCAGCAAAATTTAAACTACCAgaatttgaaaagtacaaaggaagTTCTTGTCCACAGACCCATTTGGTTATGTACGTGCGAAAGATGTCAATGTACACCAACGACCAAAGGATGCTCATTCATTGTTTTCAAGACAGCCTTACCGGTGCAGCTTTACGCTGGTATATGGGATTAGATAGTTCTCAGATCAAGACTTTCAACGATTTAGGCGAGGCCTTTATCAAACATTACAAATACAACCTTGATAATGTGCCAgaccgagatcagttgaggtcCATGTAACAAAGAGAAAAGGAGACATTCCGTGAATACGCGCAAAGGTGGCGCGAAATTGCAGCACAGGTTGTTCCACCtatggaagaaaaggagatgacgaAAGTGTTCTTAAAGACTCTTGATACTttttattacgagaggatgattTCAAGCGCTCCTACAGACTTTACTGACATGGTAAACATGGGAGTCCGTTTAGAGGAAGCAGTTCGAGAAGGGCGTCTAGTTAGAGAAGGAAGTTCATCTTCAAGCGGGGCAAAGAGGTACGGCGGTTTTATGAAAAAGAAGGAACAAGAAACTAATGTTGTGTCCTATAATCATCCAAGAAGGATCAATTATCCTTACCATTCCCAACACCAACATATAGCAGCCGTGACTCCAGTAATCACTTCCGCTCCAGTTCAAGTCCAATACCCTCAGCAGCGTACCAACCGCTTCCAACAGAAtactcagtatcagcaacaacatcaacctcaacaacatcaacatcagtTACAACAACGTCCACCACAGCAACAAAGAAGAAccaattttgatccaattccgatgtcatatgcagaattgtatccagCTTTGATCGCTAAAAACCTTGTGCAACCACGACCACGACCTCCTGTACCAGAAGTGCTACcttggtggtacaagccagaggTATCTTGTCCCTTTCATCAGAATGCTCCAGGTCATGACTTAGACAACTGTTTTGCTTTAAAGTTGGAAGTACAGAAGTTGACAAGAGCAGGTATCCTAACCTTCAAGAACATGGGTCCCAATGTGAAGGACAATCCAATGCCAAGTCATGGTCCTTCATCAGTGAACAATATAGAAGTTTCTCTCAATGAACAACGTGTTACGAAGATAGAGGAGATTCAACAGTCTTTGGTTGAAATTCATGCTGTTTTATGTGCTCATGGTCTATTCCAACATGACCACCAGATCTGTGGTACATGTTCAGTCAATTCAAGAGGTTGTAGAAAGATTCAAGATGATTTGCAAGGCGTCCTTGATCAGGGTTTGATTCAGATTTCTAGACAAGTGAGTTCTCCAGAATCATAAGAACAAGAGGTGAATGTCATCATTCCTTGCTTCAACATTCCAGAGAAAGTAGAGATATCTTATCATCCGAGGGAGCCAGTGGTGATTTGCCCTCCGGGCCCAATGCCTTACACTTCAGATAAAGCGGTCCCCTACCGCTATGCAGCAACTATTATTGAGAACGGTAAAGAGGTCGAGATTAAAACCTTAGCCTCAGTTACCAATATCACAGCAAATAGCCGAATGACGCGCAGTGGCCATGTGTTCGCTCCGCCGGTTACCCCAAGTAGAAATGTTGAGAAAGATCCAGTAGTCGTGGTACCAGTGACAAGAGAAGCAGAAGGGCAAACAAGTAATTCAACCCTTGACAAAGAAATAGATGAACTACTCAGAATTATCAAGCTCAGTGACTACAAAGTGGTAGATCAGTTGCTACAGACACCATCAAAAATCTCGATCCTGTCCTTATTATTGAACTCAGCTGTCCACAGAGAAGCACTACTGAAGGTGCTTGATCAAGCCTTTGTAGAACAGGATATAACAGCAGAGCAATTCAACAATGTTGTAGGCAGCATCACTTCGTGCAATGGCTTAggcttttgtgatgaagaactgCCAGAAGAAGGAAAGAATCACAACTTCGCTCTCCATATCTCAGCCAATTGTCAAGGGGATTCTTTGTCTAATATCCTAATTGACACCGGTTCATCTCTGAATGTCATGCCCAAGTCTACCTTGTTGAAGCTAAAGTATAAAGGGGGGCAAATGCGACACAGTGGAATTATTGTGAAAGCGTTCGATGGATCAAGAAAATCAGTCATTGGAGAGGTTGATTTGCCTATTGGTATTCGACCTCATGTattccagatcactttccaggttatggatataGTGCCAGCTTATAGCTGTCTGCTCGGACGCCCATGGATTAATGAGGTGGGTGCCATTACATCCACGTTACACCAGAAGTTAAATTTTTTCAAGAATGGGCAAATAGTGACGGTTAATGGGGAGCAGGCTATGCTGATCAACCACCTTTCATCGTTTAGTGTGATAGAAGCAGACGAAACGACTGTTCAAACTCCATTTCAGGCCCTGACCATCGATGATTACAAGAAAAGTGAAGGTTCAATCGCGTCATTCAAAGACGCCCAGCAGATTGTCAAGACAGGTCCTACAGAAATGTGGGGCAAGGTGATAGAGTTGCCAGAAAACGTTAACCATGCAGGATTAGGCTTTGTTGATGGAAAACAAGTGCAGACTTCAGTGGTGCGACCTTTCAAAGATATCTTTCACAGCGGTGGGGTTATCAACATGGTAGCAGTTGAGGAGGATACTTTTGAGGGAAAGACAGAAGACGAAGGCCCCAGATTTGTGACACCaggagtagttatgaagaactggaccgcagttgacatcccacattgtgtccacatatcaaagtaattaagcttttcagttttcaaaaatctttcGCTTTAGCCCGaagcgcgaagcattaattttgtaaaatgggcacttttgtcaaaaacatactatccatgaaaaagatcttttgtgttcctatacacttgtgtccttttatcttttcagctttttcggaaaatggtaacacaaaaaaaaccttaaaaagaacacatttttgcatgtcatggtcagtcctctaaaaacaattgtttgtacaggttacttaaacccgttgaacacaatgacatcatgccctctcccaactttgaacattctgtattcgaagctgaagaggaagagcgggatgagattccagaagaggtcgcccgccagcttgaaaatgaagaagacactattcagccatacaaggagcctttggaacagtcaacttgggttcggaagatattgtgaaagaagtcaaaattggagcattgttatccccacaggtcaaggagcaattgatcagcctgttgaaagagtatgtagatgtgtttgcttggttttatcaagatatgcctggtctcgacactgacatcgtagagcacaagttacctttgaagccagaatgtccaccggtcaaacagaaattaagaagaacacatccagatatggccgtcaaaattaaagaagaagttctgaagcaaatagatgctggttttcttgccacttcagtgtatccagagtggatagcaaatattgtgccagttcctaagaaggacgggaaggtacgaatgtgtgtcgactatcgtgacttaaatagagcaagcccaaaggatgatttccccctgcctcacattgacatgttggtagacaatacagcaaagtttga from Lathyrus oleraceus cultivar Zhongwan6 chromosome 1, CAAS_Psat_ZW6_1.0, whole genome shotgun sequence includes:
- the LOC127105834 gene encoding uncharacterized protein LOC127105834: MPYTSDKAVPYRYAATIIENGKEVEIKTLASVTNITANSRMTRSGHVFAPPVTPSRNVEKDPVVVVPVTREAEGQTSNSTLDKEIDELLRIIKLSDYKVVDQLLQTPSKISILSLLLNSAVHREALLKVLDQAFVEQDITAEQFNNVVGSITSCNGLGFCDEELPEEGKNHNFALHISANCQGDSLSNILIDTGSSLNVMPKSTLLKLKYKGGQMRHSGIIVKAFDGSRKSVIGEVDLPIGIRPHVFQITFQVMDIVPAYSCLLGRPWINEVGAITSTLHQKLNFFKNGQIVTVNGEQAMLINHLSSFSVIEADETTVQTPFQALTIDDYKKSEGSIASFKDAQQIVKTGPTEMWGKVIELPENVNHAGLGFVDGKQVQTSVVRPFKDIFHSGGVINMVAVEEDTFEGKTEDEGPRFVTPGSMHVTFDESNPSKEDIVLCDDDDDFVEVPKNDTSSGNNDDQPKHQDEKDQQNQMIMIYLKNG